The following are encoded in a window of Nibricoccus aquaticus genomic DNA:
- the rlmN gene encoding 23S rRNA (adenine(2503)-C(2))-methyltransferase RlmN: MTASVSRSAQLMDLYDLTKAELQALIVSWELNPVHVARLWNYLYWECVDSFAAMTELPVKVRAKLEAECVLGNLPVAVETHSSDGFTKKYLLALNDQEKIETVLMRFSGRVTACISSQAGCAMGCVFCATGQRGFTRHLTTGEIVAQVVHVQRILKAKGDRLRNLVLMGMGEPLHNYDAVMKAVDIFRDSSGLAIGASKITLSTVGVIPGIVRLADEGRTISLALSLHGATQEERHALVPTAKRWPLDELMEACRYYVQKTGQKIFFEWTLIEGKNDSEENAHAVARLLKGLEESQVNLIPLNPTSGYDGAPTRTEAAKRFQAVLAEYGFASTVRQRRGIDIAAGCGQLAAASG, encoded by the coding sequence ATGACGGCTTCTGTTTCACGTTCTGCGCAACTGATGGATCTCTACGATCTCACGAAGGCGGAGCTGCAGGCTTTAATCGTGAGCTGGGAGTTGAACCCGGTGCATGTGGCGCGGCTGTGGAACTATCTTTATTGGGAGTGCGTCGATTCGTTTGCCGCGATGACGGAGCTGCCGGTGAAGGTGCGGGCGAAATTGGAGGCGGAGTGTGTGCTCGGAAATCTGCCGGTGGCGGTGGAGACGCACAGCTCGGATGGGTTTACGAAGAAGTATCTGCTGGCGCTGAACGATCAGGAGAAGATCGAGACGGTGTTGATGCGGTTCTCGGGGCGGGTGACGGCGTGCATCAGTTCGCAGGCGGGGTGCGCGATGGGCTGCGTGTTTTGCGCGACGGGACAGCGCGGGTTCACGCGGCATCTGACGACAGGCGAGATCGTGGCGCAAGTGGTGCACGTGCAGCGGATCTTGAAGGCGAAGGGAGACCGGTTGCGGAATCTTGTGCTCATGGGCATGGGTGAGCCGTTGCACAACTACGACGCGGTCATGAAGGCCGTGGATATTTTTCGCGATTCGAGCGGGCTGGCGATCGGGGCGTCGAAGATCACGCTCAGCACGGTCGGGGTAATTCCGGGAATCGTGCGGCTGGCGGATGAAGGGCGGACGATCTCGCTGGCGTTGAGTTTGCACGGAGCGACGCAGGAGGAGCGTCATGCGTTGGTGCCGACGGCGAAGCGGTGGCCGCTCGATGAACTGATGGAGGCGTGCCGCTACTATGTGCAGAAGACGGGGCAGAAGATTTTCTTCGAGTGGACGTTGATCGAAGGGAAGAACGACTCTGAAGAGAACGCGCACGCGGTGGCGCGGTTGCTGAAGGGGCTGGAGGAATCGCAGGTGAATTTGATCCCGCTCAATCCGACTTCGGGCTATGATGGCGCGCCGACACGGACGGAGGCGGCGAAACGGTTTCAAGCGGTGCTGGCGGAGTATGGATTTGCCAGCACGGTGCGGCAGAGGCGGGGGATTGATATCGCTGCGGGTTGCGGGCAGCTGGCGGCGGCTAGCGGATGA
- a CDS encoding M20 family metallopeptidase, with amino-acid sequence MTPAAYIDAHEYDLTTLLRGLVSIPTVNPPGENYDAITARLVKELAAAGLKSRRLAVPAGLLKKTLPVEQHGFPRWNVLGFRKARGAKKTIHFNAHYDVVPVSGNWAQGDAFSGAVVKGWQHGRGTADMKGSIASLLMALRALRASGVEPLMNVEVSFTADEETDSALGAGWVVEHAPISPDYAVVMEGGEGNRVCCGHNGVVWLEVTVHGRAAHGSQPHKGVNAFEKMAALVRELDVHKEELAGRTFTTPEGKTMRPTLNVGGVFAQGPGGKINTVPALASFSIDRRVVAVETVVEAERELRAFLAAAAKRIPDCRISVAKVSDNHPCYHAPEHPFFAAMAATVTRVRKKAAVFNVSTGFNDMHFFAHHLKIPTLGYGPGGEDCHAVDERASVKELVRSAKIYAELLTTFAG; translated from the coding sequence ATGACGCCTGCCGCTTACATCGATGCACACGAGTACGATCTGACGACGCTGTTGCGGGGGCTGGTGAGCATTCCGACGGTGAATCCGCCCGGGGAAAATTATGACGCGATCACGGCGCGGTTGGTGAAGGAGCTGGCGGCGGCGGGGCTGAAGTCGAGGCGGCTGGCGGTTCCGGCGGGGTTATTGAAGAAGACGCTGCCGGTGGAGCAGCATGGGTTCCCGCGTTGGAATGTGCTGGGGTTTCGGAAGGCGCGCGGGGCGAAGAAGACGATTCATTTTAACGCGCACTATGACGTGGTGCCGGTATCGGGAAACTGGGCACAGGGTGACGCGTTCTCCGGCGCGGTGGTCAAGGGCTGGCAGCATGGGCGGGGGACGGCGGACATGAAGGGCTCGATCGCGAGTTTGCTCATGGCGCTGAGGGCGCTGCGCGCGAGCGGGGTGGAACCGCTCATGAATGTGGAGGTGTCGTTCACGGCGGATGAGGAGACGGATTCGGCGTTGGGCGCGGGATGGGTTGTCGAGCACGCGCCGATCTCGCCGGACTACGCGGTGGTGATGGAAGGTGGCGAGGGGAACCGGGTGTGCTGCGGGCACAATGGTGTCGTGTGGCTGGAGGTGACGGTGCATGGGCGGGCGGCTCACGGGTCGCAGCCGCACAAGGGTGTGAATGCGTTTGAGAAAATGGCGGCGCTCGTCCGAGAACTGGATGTGCACAAGGAGGAGCTGGCGGGGCGGACGTTCACGACGCCGGAGGGAAAGACGATGCGGCCGACATTGAATGTGGGCGGGGTTTTTGCGCAGGGGCCGGGCGGTAAGATCAACACGGTGCCGGCCCTGGCGAGTTTCTCGATCGACCGGCGGGTGGTTGCGGTGGAGACGGTGGTGGAGGCGGAGCGTGAACTCCGGGCGTTTCTAGCGGCGGCGGCGAAGCGGATTCCGGACTGCCGGATCAGCGTGGCGAAGGTGTCGGATAATCATCCGTGTTATCACGCGCCGGAGCATCCGTTTTTCGCGGCGATGGCGGCGACGGTGACGCGGGTGCGGAAAAAGGCGGCGGTGTTCAACGTGTCCACGGGGTTTAACGACATGCATTTTTTTGCGCATCATCTGAAGATCCCGACGCTCGGCTACGGTCCGGGCGGGGAGGATTGTCACGCGGTGGATGAGCGGGCGTCGGTGAAAGAGCTGGTACGGAGTGCGAAGATTTATGCGGAGTTGCTGACGACGTTTGCGGGGTGA
- a CDS encoding cupin domain-containing protein: MPAPNPAAAALIARLNLQPLPHEGGYFARTWTSRETLPNGRPLGTAIYFLLTPAGFSALHRLDADELWHFHSGDPVEHLQLPPSGPARISHLGADLAAGEIPQLSIPSGIWQGARLAQNARLGWALLSCTMSPGWTDSGFELAARPALHSQYPAHMALISSLTRTD; encoded by the coding sequence ATGCCCGCCCCCAACCCCGCCGCCGCCGCCCTCATCGCACGTCTCAATCTCCAGCCTCTCCCGCACGAAGGCGGTTACTTCGCCCGCACCTGGACCAGCCGCGAAACCCTCCCCAACGGCCGCCCCCTCGGCACCGCGATTTATTTCCTCCTCACACCCGCCGGCTTTTCCGCGCTCCACCGCCTCGACGCCGACGAGCTCTGGCACTTCCACAGCGGCGACCCCGTCGAACACCTCCAACTCCCGCCTTCCGGCCCCGCCCGCATTTCTCACCTCGGCGCCGACCTCGCCGCCGGCGAAATCCCCCAACTCTCCATCCCCTCCGGCATCTGGCAGGGCGCCCGCCTCGCGCAAAACGCCCGCCTCGGCTGGGCCCTCCTCAGCTGCACCATGAGCCCCGGCTGGACCGACTCCGGCTTCGAACTCGCCGCCCGCCCCGCCCTCCATTCGCAGTACCCCGCACACATGGCCTTAATCTCGTCCCTCACCCGCACCGATTAA
- a CDS encoding lytic transglycosylase domain-containing protein, with protein MRLLLLGSATALLLPYLRAQDTPPAAAAEKSDTASTTTPPPAAKQPTPADFDDLYNLGRQLFDDYAPEAIKDQYEFVSKDQWDNFTGRLQTSLESGSVADLASLESEARRTLAALRMMPAYAEYADWLAERLDLMETARLVTRFPAPPRVLLPVPKDTPDAPAITPPTPTTPPAVAFAAPPRSPVPFYDIWHERIRTRPRPAKADELMPVLKVIFAAEGIPTELVWLAEVESSLNPSARSPAGARGLFQLMPATARAFGLSTFPFDERTQPGKSARAAAKFLRVLHERFDSWPLALAAYNAGEGRIATAQKKAGSPDYADIADLLPSETRMYVPKVLATLAVREKTLPAALTVPLTPAPVTSGRSSLFPSAFATDE; from the coding sequence TTGCGCCTCTTACTTTTAGGTTCCGCCACGGCCCTGCTGCTGCCGTATCTGCGCGCCCAGGATACGCCTCCCGCCGCAGCCGCTGAAAAATCCGACACTGCATCAACAACGACGCCTCCGCCCGCCGCCAAGCAGCCCACCCCCGCCGACTTCGACGACCTCTACAACCTCGGCCGCCAGCTCTTCGACGACTACGCCCCCGAAGCCATCAAAGACCAGTACGAGTTCGTCTCCAAAGATCAGTGGGACAACTTCACCGGCCGCCTCCAGACCTCCCTCGAATCCGGCTCCGTCGCCGACCTCGCCTCCCTCGAATCTGAGGCCCGCCGCACGCTCGCCGCGCTCCGCATGATGCCCGCCTACGCCGAGTACGCCGACTGGCTCGCCGAGCGTCTCGACTTAATGGAGACAGCCCGCCTCGTCACCCGCTTCCCCGCCCCGCCGCGCGTACTTCTTCCGGTCCCCAAAGACACTCCCGACGCCCCCGCCATCACTCCACCAACCCCCACCACCCCACCCGCCGTCGCCTTCGCCGCGCCACCCCGCTCGCCCGTCCCGTTCTACGACATCTGGCACGAGCGCATCCGCACCCGCCCGCGCCCCGCCAAAGCCGACGAGCTCATGCCCGTCCTCAAAGTCATCTTCGCCGCCGAAGGCATCCCCACCGAACTCGTCTGGCTCGCCGAAGTGGAATCATCCCTCAACCCCTCCGCCCGCAGTCCCGCCGGTGCCCGCGGCCTCTTCCAACTCATGCCCGCCACCGCGCGCGCCTTCGGCCTGAGCACCTTCCCCTTCGACGAACGCACCCAGCCCGGCAAAAGCGCCCGCGCCGCCGCGAAATTCCTCCGCGTCCTCCACGAACGCTTCGACTCCTGGCCCCTAGCCCTCGCCGCCTACAACGCCGGCGAAGGCCGCATCGCCACCGCGCAAAAAAAAGCCGGCTCCCCCGACTACGCCGACATCGCCGATCTCCTCCCCTCCGAGACCCGCATGTACGTCCCCAAAGTCCTCGCGACTCTTGCCGTCCGCGAAAAAACCCTCCCCGCCGCGCTCACCGTCCCGCTCACGCCAGCCCCCGTCACCTCCGGCCGCAGCTCGCTTTTCCCCTCCGCTTTCGCAACCGACGAATAA
- the miaB gene encoding tRNA (N6-isopentenyl adenosine(37)-C2)-methylthiotransferase MiaB, with protein MNRVYIKTYGCQMNERDSEAVAAMLRARGYRIVGSEDECDVMLLNTCSVRDAAEQKAIGRAANVQSRKKKNPDFVLGILGCMAQNRGAELLDKLPDVDLIVGTQKFHQVPDYLDNLRAAREAGVPIAETIIDIGEEAGSQNTIKDHLELDAGATPQVSAFVSIQQGCNMDCAFCIVPKTRGDERSRPMDDIVAECRQLAAKGVREITLLGQIVTSYGRRDYTHTGGVSPFTQLLEKVNAIEGIERIRFTSPHPRGFKQDLVDAYGKLSKLCEYVHLPMQSGSDRILKAMNRPYTRERYREIVQSLRAVKPDMYFSTDVIVGFPGETDEDFEQTRALFAECNYDMAYVFKYSIRSGTPAAELGDQISDEVKERRNQALLEIMQANSLRRSSELVGTVQEVLVEGPDKTGQRFTGRTRGNRVAIFEADARLIGQLVPLRIERASVSSLYGELVLSGVS; from the coding sequence ATGAACCGAGTCTACATCAAAACCTACGGGTGCCAGATGAACGAGCGCGACAGCGAGGCGGTCGCGGCGATGTTGCGCGCCCGGGGGTATCGGATCGTGGGGTCGGAGGATGAGTGCGACGTGATGCTGCTCAACACGTGCAGTGTGCGCGATGCGGCGGAACAGAAGGCGATCGGGCGCGCGGCGAATGTGCAGAGTCGCAAGAAAAAGAACCCGGACTTCGTGCTCGGGATTCTGGGGTGCATGGCGCAGAACCGGGGCGCTGAGCTTTTGGACAAGTTGCCCGACGTGGACCTGATCGTGGGCACGCAGAAATTTCACCAGGTGCCGGACTATTTGGATAATCTGCGTGCGGCGCGTGAAGCGGGCGTGCCGATTGCGGAGACGATCATCGATATCGGAGAAGAGGCGGGATCGCAGAATACGATCAAGGATCACCTGGAGCTCGATGCGGGGGCGACGCCGCAGGTGAGCGCGTTCGTTTCGATTCAGCAGGGGTGTAACATGGATTGCGCGTTCTGCATCGTGCCGAAGACGCGCGGCGACGAGCGGTCGCGGCCGATGGACGATATCGTGGCGGAGTGCCGTCAGCTCGCGGCGAAAGGCGTGCGCGAGATCACGCTGCTCGGGCAGATCGTGACGAGCTACGGACGGCGGGATTATACGCACACGGGGGGCGTGTCGCCGTTCACGCAGTTGTTGGAGAAGGTGAATGCGATCGAGGGGATCGAGCGGATTCGTTTCACGTCGCCGCATCCGCGTGGGTTCAAACAGGACTTGGTCGATGCGTACGGGAAGTTATCGAAGCTCTGCGAGTATGTTCACCTGCCGATGCAGAGTGGGAGCGACCGGATTTTGAAGGCGATGAACCGGCCGTACACGCGGGAGCGTTATCGCGAGATCGTGCAATCGCTGCGCGCGGTGAAGCCGGATATGTATTTTTCGACGGATGTGATCGTGGGTTTCCCGGGCGAGACGGATGAGGATTTCGAGCAGACGCGGGCGCTCTTCGCGGAGTGCAACTATGACATGGCGTACGTGTTCAAATACTCGATCCGCAGCGGGACGCCGGCGGCGGAGTTGGGTGATCAGATTTCGGATGAGGTGAAGGAGCGGCGGAATCAGGCGCTGCTCGAAATCATGCAGGCGAATTCGCTGCGTCGCAGCTCGGAGCTGGTCGGCACCGTGCAGGAAGTGCTCGTGGAAGGGCCGGACAAGACGGGGCAGCGGTTCACGGGGCGGACGCGCGGGAATCGCGTGGCGATTTTTGAGGCGGATGCGCGGCTCATCGGGCAGCTGGTGCCGCTGCGGATCGAGCGGGCGTCGGTGAGTTCACTCTATGGGGAACTGGTGCTCAGCGGGGTGTCGTAA